The following are from one region of the Salvia hispanica cultivar TCC Black 2014 chromosome 1, UniMelb_Shisp_WGS_1.0, whole genome shotgun sequence genome:
- the LOC125202062 gene encoding xyloglucan endotransglucosylase protein 1-like — protein sequence MASNILSTLVLLIILVCRVANAGNFYQDFDLTWGSGRARIYGSGQLLSLSLDKVSGSGFQSKKEYLFGRIDMQLKLVAGNSAGTVTAYYLSSQGPTHDEIDFEFLGNSTGEPYTLHTNVFTQGKGNREQQFHLWFDPTKNFHTYSIIWNIQHIVFLVDNTPIRVFKNSESKGVPYPKNQPMRIYSSLWNADDWATRGGLVKTDWSRAPFTAYYRNFNAQTSGSKGAWQNNELDAYSWRRLRWVQKNFMIYNYCTDYRRFPHGFPAECRQ from the exons ATGGCCTCTAACATCCTCAGCACTTTAGTGCTGTTGATTATTCTTGTTTGCAGAGTAGCAAATGCAGGAAACTTCTACCAAGATTTCGACTTGACCTGGGGCAGTGGCCGCGCCAGGATCTACGGCAGTGGGCAGCTTCTGTCGCTGTCGCTCGACAAGGTTTCCGGGTCTGGATTTCAGTCGAAGAAGGAGTACTTGTTTGGAAGGATTGATATGCAGCTCAAGCTTGTTGCTGGCAACTCTGCTGGCACTGTTACTGCTTATTAC TTATCTTCTCAAGGGCCAACCCACGATGAAATCGACTTCGAGTTTTTGGGAAACTCAACGGGTGAACCGTACACCCTCCACACCAATGTCTTCACACAGGGCAAAGGAAACAGAGAGCAACAGTTCCATCTCTGGTTCGATCCAACCAAAAACTTCCACACCTATTCCATCATATGGAATATCCAGCATATTGT ATTCCTGGTGGACAATACTCCGATAAGGGTGTTCAAGAACAGTGAGTCGAAAGGCGTTCCTTACCCAAAGAACCAGCCGATGAGGATCTACTCGAGCCTGTGGAATGCGGATGACTGGGCAACGAGGGGCGGGCTGGTGAAGACGGACTGGTCGAGGGCGCCCTTCACAGCCTACTACCGTAACTTCAATGCACAAACCAGCGGCTCCAAAGGGGCGTGGCAGAATAATGAGCTCGACGCCTACAGCTGGAGAAGGCTAAGATGGGTTCAGAagaatttcatgatttataaCTATTGCACTGACTATAGAAGATTCCCTCATGGCTTCCCTGCAGAGTGCAGGCAATGA
- the LOC125202063 gene encoding 40S ribosomal protein S15a-like, with protein sequence MVRVSVLNDALKSMYNAEKRGKRQVMIRPSSKVIVKFLLVMQKHGYIGEFEFVDDHRSGKIVVELNGRLNKCGVISPRFDVGVKEIEPWTARLLPSRQFGYIVLTTSAGIMDHEEARRKNVGGKVLGFFY encoded by the exons ATGGTGAGAGTCAGTGTGTTGAATGATGCCTTGAAGAGCATGTATAATGCTGAGAAGAGGGGGAAAAGGCAGGTCATGATCAGGCCTTCGTCGAAAGTGATTGTCAAGTTTCTTCTGGTTATGCAGAAGCACG GATACATTGGTGAGTTTGAGTTTGTCGATGACCACAGATCCGGCAAAATCGTTGTTGAGCTGAACGGAAGGCTCAACAAGTGCGGTGTCATCAGTCCCCGTTTTGATGTTGGCGTCAAGGAAATCGAGCCCTGGACTGCAAGACTTCTTCCATCTAGACAG TTTGGTTACATCGTGCTGACAACATCCGCTGGGATCATGGATCACGAAGAGGCCCGCAGGAAGAACGTTGGAGGAAAGGTTCTTGGGTTCTTTTACTAG
- the LOC125202061 gene encoding protein TIC 22-like, chloroplastic, which produces MNFFKPKEGRQPAAPPPSPQLLFQQAVTSLQKQFSTFVNNMQNNPPLRNPFFAKISDDSNTLQSKFNPPSNNSDLTPKNCAMSQEAIEERLAGVPVYALSNGSEEFVLVSGTQSRKDLGLFFFTEADAEALLKHMKSVDSSMSSGSQVVPVALSKVFDLKVNGVALRLLPEASQIKNALQERKRVGVDEESFRGVPVFQSKSLVLRSENKTYRPVFFRKEDLEKSLSRASRDQKQVNPSLRRGDIQVAVLEDIIHGMKATTVSSWDDVVFIPPGFEVSSTPARQN; this is translated from the exons ATGAATTTCTTTAAACCCAAAGAAGGCCGGCAGCCGGCGGCTCCGCCGCCGTCGCCCCAGCTGCTCTTCCAGCAGGCCGTCACATCGCTACAGAAACAGTTCTCGACCTTCGTTAACAATATGCAGAACAATCCCCCTCTCAGAAACCCTTTCTTTGCCAAAATTTCCGACGACAGCAACACGCTTCAGAGCAAATTCAATCCCCCTAGCAATAATAGTGACCTAACTCCTAAGAATTGCGCAATGTCACAGGAAGCAATCGAGGAGCGGCTCGCTGGAGTGCCAGTGTACGCCCTGAGCAACGGCTCTGAGGAATTTGTCTTGGTTTCGGGCACTCAATCGCGCAAAGATCTCGGTTTGTTCTTTTTCACCGAAGCCGACGCCGAAGCTCTCCTTAAGCATATGAAATCTGTTGATTCTTCTATGAGTTCTGGCTCACAAGTTGTTCCTGTTGCTCTAAGCAAG GTTTTTGATCTTAAAGTTAATGGGGTGGCTTTGAGATTGTTACCCGAGGCTTCTCAGATAAAGAATGCATTGCAG GAAAGGAAAAGGGTTGGTGTGGATGAGGAAAGCTTCCGTGGGGTCCCAGTTTTCCAG TCGAAGAGCTTGGTCTTGAGGAGTGAAAATAAGACCTATCGCCCTGTCTTCTTCAGGAAG GAGGATCTAGAAAAGTCACTTTCTAGAGCTTCACGTGATCAGAAGCAGGTGAATCCCAGCTTGAGGCGAGGGGACATACAG GTTGCTGTTCTTGAGGATATAATTCATGGAATGAAG GCTACCACAGTGTCATCATGGGACGATGTAGTTTTCATTCCTCCCGGTTTCGAGGTTTCAAGTACTCCAGCTCGACAAAATTGA
- the LOC125202060 gene encoding uncharacterized protein LOC125202060 gives MRMAALEESSVRESLTSGKPHSRKRQKSSRSSPNSDSSAPAAESVDVNCLSASRILLTKDLRHKRVFSPAVNSEFEEENEEQSKLLKGFVSSAAPDFDVKEYKLGKSRFARSEVGDERIDGANDLKLEDRTIPLPNVKMAPNGCQRKKVFKTPNSFSYRRLLPHLMDIVNNTSSVSKFELVDAGSPSSFRELDGVSFEPRSIAENSCAIETECVASEFDNDARETPAKVSNIQLDLSGEGNEPDRTAEITGLQKEKENGHQNNMNGVDGASVEGCIQTTPPDPGTLANTEAGRGRESADAKTNQTFIGLSVSREKGSSAASKQCPDTKCDAKLMNKMALNPCSRLRLFGNHPRSVSYRRLLPFLMDISKADSCTTAKPPKRLPRVVSEEDKHPAPAATAEHYFVNNAPKGKIYKILYAEDRIQTASDGSSPCSNSNLVSSKLELSATNYSSNIDPRSVHSESLPDLGMVNEENSRSKSGRAKLQLDLGSKETTSVAEPSSVVSYIQTKQCTFEEAKLVEKQNMCLSVGLEHNNHNTGSSEIVNLKQHSSHINKLDHLDALVSPNRPFKGILKRNRRGCRGLCNCLNCASFRLHAERAFEFSRNQLQDAEEVASQLMNELANVRLLLEKSIIEKDDSASIRPCPVLIKEACDRAIEAEILAKAHLGELNKDLSVHCRIPDLLQPKVSFAHSNQYREI, from the exons ATGAGAATGGCGGCATTAGAGGAGTCTTCTGTGAGGGAATCGTTAACATCCGGCAAGCCTCATTCTCGTAAGAGGCAGAAAAGCAGCCGATCATCGCCCAATTCCGACTCATCTGCTCCCGCGGCGGAATCAGTGGACGTGAATTGCCTCAGTGCTTCGCGGATTCTACTGACTAAAGATCTTAGGCATAAGAGGGTTTTCAGTCCAGCCGTCAATTCAGAATTCGAGGAGGAAAATGAAGAGCAGAGCAAGTTGCTGAAGGGTTTCGTTTCAAGCGCGGCCCCTGATTTCGATGTGAAGGAGTACAAGCTTGGAAAATCTAGGTTCGCGAGGTCGGAGGTGGGGGATGAAAGGATTGATGGGGCAAATGATCTGAAATTGGAAGATCGGACAATTCCTCTTCCCAATgtgaaaatg GCTCCTAATGGTTGTCAGAGGAAGAAGGTTTTCAAGACTCCGAATTCATTCAGCTATAGAAGATTGCTTCCGCATTTGATGGATATTGTCAACAATACATCTA GTGTTTCTAAATTTGAATTAGTGGATGCTGGAAGTCCGTCTAGTTTTCGAGAGCTGGATGGTGTCAGTTTTGAACCGAGGTCTATTGCTGAGAATAGTTGTGCAATTGAAACTGAGTGTGTTGCTTCTGAGTTTGATAATGATGCAAGAGAAACCCCTGCAAAAGTTTCCAACATTCAGCTAGATTTGAGTGGTGAGGGTAATGAACCGGATCGGACTGCAGAAATCACCGGGCTGcaaaaagagaaggaaaatgGACATCAGAATAACATGAATGGAGTTGATGGTGCATCAGTAGAAGGATGCATCCAGACAACCCCTCCTGATCCTGGTACCCTTGCCAATACAGAGGCCGGTCGTGGCAGAGAATCAGCGGATGCTAAGACTAACCAGACATTCATTGGGTTGTCAGTTAGCAGAGAGAAGGGCAGCAGTGCCGCCTCGAAGCAGTGTCCGGATACCAAATGTGATGCCAAATTGATGAACAAAATG GCTCTGAATCCATGTTCCCGACTGAGGCTCTTCGGGAACCACCCCAGGTCAGTCAGTTACAGAAGACTGCTTCCGTTTCTGATGGACATATCCAAAGCTGATTCAT GTACCACAGCAAAGCCTCCAAAAAGATTGCCTCGGGTTGTTTCAGAAGAAGATAAACATCCAGCTCCTGCTGCCACTGCTGAACACTATTTTGTGAATAAtgctccaaagggaaaaatctacaaaatattatatgCTGAAGATAGAATCCAAACTGCCTCAGATGGCTCATCTCCTTGTAGTAATAGTAATCTGGTTTCATCGAAACTAGAGTTATCTGCCACCaattattcatcaaatattGATCCTAGGTCAGTTCATTCTGAAAGTCTTCCTGATCTAGGCATGGTGAATGAAGAAAATTCACGAAGTAAAAGTGGTAGGGCAAAGTTACAACTAGATCTTGGATCAAAAGAGACTACTTCAGTCGCAGAACCATCATCGGTTGTCAGCTATATTCAGACCAAGCAATGTACTTTTGAAGAGGCTAAGTTAGTTGAGAAACAAAATATGTGCTTGAGTGTGGGATTAGAACATAACAATCATAATACCGGTTCAAGTGAAATAGTTAACTTGAAGCAACACTCATCCCATATCAACAAATTGGATCATTTGGATGCTTTGGTTTCTCCTAACAGGCCTTTCAAAGGAATACTTAAGAGAAATCGTCGAGGATGCAGAGGGTTATGTAATTGTTTGAATTGTGCTTCTTTTCGTCTTCATGCTGAAAGAGCATTTGAGTTTTCAAGGAACCAGTTGCAAGATGCGGAAGAAGTTGCATCACAGTTGATGAACGAACTAGCAAATGTTCGTCTTTTATTGGAGAAATCCATCATTGAAAAAGATGATTCTGCTAGCATCCGACCCTGTCCG GTTCTCATTAAAGAAGCGTGCGATAGAGCAATTGAAGCAGAAATTCTGGCAAAGGCGCATCTTGGTGAATTGAACAAGGATCTTAGTGTTCATTGCAGAATCCCA GACTTGCTACAGCCCAAGGTATCTTTTGCTCACAGCAATCAATACAGGGAAATATAG